In the Streptomyces formicae genome, one interval contains:
- a CDS encoding helix-turn-helix domain-containing protein: MSSSTKEPEPSDGLKTFGAVLKSFRKRAGVTQEALAEEVGCSSHFLASIEQGRRFPPVGFIDQCESSLDAFGTLRLAANQLTRKPGLATWFRQWALLEQEALALNTYECRLIPGLLQTEAYARTLFVNRLPPLGDEQIEARLEARFERQKLLTGRPNTAYSFILEEHLFLRRMGGHEVTMELIDHVLGLAERRNIELQIMPVVRDSHAGLDGPMQVLETPDNRWFAYGEGQESGQLISDSKVVSMLQMRYARMRAQALSFEDSVSLLEQMRGAA; encoded by the coding sequence ATGTCGTCGAGCACCAAAGAGCCAGAGCCGTCGGACGGCCTGAAGACCTTCGGCGCGGTACTGAAGAGTTTCCGCAAGCGGGCCGGTGTCACACAGGAGGCACTGGCCGAGGAGGTCGGCTGTTCCTCGCACTTCCTGGCCTCCATCGAACAGGGCAGGCGGTTCCCGCCGGTCGGCTTCATCGACCAGTGCGAGTCCTCCCTCGACGCGTTCGGCACGCTGCGGCTCGCCGCGAACCAGCTGACGCGCAAGCCGGGCCTTGCGACGTGGTTCCGCCAGTGGGCCCTGCTGGAGCAGGAGGCGCTGGCCCTCAACACGTACGAATGCCGGTTGATCCCGGGTCTGTTGCAGACCGAGGCATACGCACGGACGCTGTTCGTCAACCGGCTTCCACCTCTGGGTGACGAACAGATCGAGGCGAGGCTTGAGGCTCGATTCGAGCGCCAAAAGCTGCTTACCGGACGGCCGAACACGGCCTATAGCTTCATCCTTGAGGAACATTTGTTCCTGCGCCGCATGGGTGGGCATGAAGTCACCATGGAACTCATCGACCACGTTCTCGGTCTCGCCGAGCGACGGAACATCGAGCTTCAGATCATGCCGGTGGTGCGGGACAGCCATGCAGGGCTGGACGGACCGATGCAAGTGCTAGAGACCCCGGACAACAGGTGGTTCGCCTACGGAGAGGGACAGGAGAGCGGCCAGCTCATCTCCGACTCGAAAGTCGTCAGCATGCTCCAGATGCGGTATGCCAGGATGCGCGCACAGGCTCTCTCGTTCGAGGACTCGGTGAGCCTGCTGGAGCAGATGCGAGGAGCAGCATGA
- a CDS encoding ATP-binding protein produces MPTQLQPAAPAREVTERLSSTPRGARLARRLARYHLDGWGIPYDSEPSNAAEVIVAELAANAVTHGRVPGRDFELRLTLHADTLRVEVSDTRAESRPPREPERPAPDGESGRGLVIVAALAAEWGVTERPVGKTVWAELALNVQPA; encoded by the coding sequence ATGCCGACCCAACTCCAACCCGCCGCTCCCGCGCGGGAAGTCACCGAACGCCTCAGCTCGACGCCCCGAGGCGCCCGCCTCGCCCGCAGGCTGGCCAGGTACCACCTGGACGGCTGGGGCATCCCGTACGACTCCGAACCGTCCAACGCCGCCGAGGTGATCGTCGCCGAACTCGCCGCCAACGCGGTGACCCACGGTCGCGTACCCGGCCGTGACTTCGAGCTGCGCCTGACGCTCCACGCGGACACGCTGCGTGTCGAGGTCTCGGACACCCGTGCCGAAAGCAGGCCGCCGCGGGAACCCGAACGGCCCGCGCCCGACGGGGAGTCGGGCCGGGGGCTCGTGATCGTGGCCGCGCTGGCCGCCGAGTGGGGCGTGACGGAGCGGCCCGTCGGCAAGACGGTGTGGGCCGAGCTCGCGTTGAACGTCCAACCCGCCTGA
- a CDS encoding phytase, translated as MTRRRPTHRTIGPVLLALTTVLAGATATAAAPARTTADPLPGVTPRAETPVLHDDDAGGNADADDPAIWRDAANPARSLVIATAKEGGLRAYDLDARPVQSIAAPPAEGQDDAPGRFNNVDLVHGLKLSSGRADLAVTSDRGHDRLRFYRIDPDRPGGPLTDVTDPAAPPVFSADQAEINEQRTAYGLATWQDKASGRSYALVSQRERSSVALLELLPGQGGKVSYRKIRTLDLPSSFRLPNGTSWSPCAEPGELPQVEGMVVDPANGTLYAGQEDVGIWRMPADLTGAPQLVDKVREYGVPGTYDEETEECTPGPDPGYGGKRIAADVEGLTLVHESDGDGYLLASSQGDNTFAAYDRELSDHNEYEGGFRVTPAGGALDGSEECDGAAALNEPLGPKYPHGLLVVQDGHDAPGDGERPSTNFKFVDLGKVMKAL; from the coding sequence GTGACCAGACGCCGTCCGACCCATCGAACGATCGGCCCGGTCCTGCTCGCACTGACCACCGTCCTGGCGGGCGCCACGGCCACGGCCGCCGCGCCCGCCCGCACCACGGCCGACCCGCTGCCGGGTGTCACGCCCCGCGCCGAGACGCCCGTGCTGCACGACGACGACGCGGGCGGCAACGCCGACGCCGACGACCCCGCGATCTGGCGCGACGCGGCGAACCCGGCGCGCAGCCTGGTGATCGCGACGGCGAAGGAGGGCGGTCTGCGCGCGTACGACCTGGACGCGCGGCCCGTGCAGTCGATAGCTGCACCCCCTGCTGAAGGGCAGGACGACGCGCCTGGCCGCTTCAACAACGTCGACCTGGTCCACGGCCTGAAGCTCTCGTCGGGCCGCGCGGATCTCGCCGTCACCAGCGACCGCGGCCACGACCGGCTCCGCTTCTACCGCATCGACCCGGACCGGCCCGGCGGTCCGCTCACCGACGTCACGGACCCGGCCGCCCCGCCCGTGTTCTCCGCCGACCAGGCCGAGATCAACGAACAGCGCACCGCGTACGGGCTCGCCACCTGGCAGGACAAGGCGAGCGGCCGCTCGTACGCCCTGGTCAGCCAGCGCGAGCGCAGCAGCGTCGCGCTCCTCGAACTGCTCCCCGGGCAGGGCGGCAAGGTCTCGTACCGCAAGATCCGCACCCTTGACCTGCCCTCCTCCTTCCGGCTGCCGAACGGCACCTCGTGGAGCCCGTGCGCGGAGCCCGGTGAACTCCCGCAGGTCGAGGGCATGGTCGTCGACCCGGCCAACGGCACGCTGTACGCGGGCCAGGAGGACGTCGGCATCTGGCGGATGCCCGCCGACCTGACGGGGGCGCCCCAACTCGTCGACAAGGTGAGGGAGTACGGCGTCCCCGGTACCTACGACGAGGAGACGGAGGAGTGCACCCCGGGCCCCGACCCCGGCTACGGCGGCAAGCGGATCGCGGCCGACGTGGAGGGCCTCACCCTGGTCCACGAGTCCGACGGCGACGGCTACCTGCTCGCCTCCAGCCAGGGTGACAACACCTTCGCCGCGTACGACCGCGAGCTGAGCGACCACAACGAGTACGAGGGCGGCTTCCGCGTCACCCCGGCGGGCGGCGCGCTCGACGGCTCCGAGGAGTGCGACGGCGCGGCAGCGCTGAACGAGCCGCTGGGCCCGAAGTACCCGCACGGCCTGCTGGTCGTGCAGGACGGTCACGACGCGCCCGGCGACGGCGAGCGCCCGTCCACGAACTTCAAGTTCGTGGACCTCGGGAAGGTCATGAAGGCGCTGTGA
- a CDS encoding S41 family peptidase, with protein sequence MYREREAVRHRSSKAVQVAVVLALAGGAMAPVAATARSAAPRPTSVDGLWRMEGYGAVLAIEGGRMREYQTTDVSCQKGFSARRTAPGEYQDADRTLLTVRRDGARRATLHASGSAGDRQLRRVAELPEGCGTAMPKDPVTAFDVFWQSFEENYPFFAAKGIDWHAVRDTYRPQVHADTTRDELFAVFSKMVKPLHDAHVAVVDGDHRFYQVRPGTTVPSEKLDTKVKNHIVRRDLGGKKPREFASGRISYADLPGGQGYLRISGFAGYDTKDPSYAAQLAELDKALDTVLTPARTASLKGLIIDLRVNGGGSDALGLHIAGRLTDTPYLAYSKRTRYTRPQPVPVRPAKGVPRYTGPVAVLTGGSTVSAGETFTQALIDRPGGTVRIGEATQGVFSDVMERKLPNGMAVGLPNEEFLTRSGRTFDGAGIPPHLRTPVFTKEEFEKNRDSAFDEAVKVLRASLPSHD encoded by the coding sequence ATGTACAGGGAGAGGGAAGCCGTGCGACACAGGAGTTCCAAGGCCGTGCAGGTCGCCGTGGTGCTGGCCCTCGCGGGCGGCGCGATGGCGCCCGTCGCGGCGACGGCGCGATCCGCCGCCCCGCGGCCGACGTCCGTCGACGGTCTCTGGCGGATGGAGGGCTACGGCGCCGTCCTGGCCATCGAGGGCGGGCGCATGCGGGAGTACCAGACCACGGACGTCAGCTGCCAGAAGGGCTTCTCCGCGCGGCGGACGGCGCCGGGGGAGTACCAGGACGCCGACCGGACGCTCCTCACCGTCCGCAGGGACGGGGCGCGGCGCGCCACCCTGCACGCGTCGGGCTCGGCCGGCGACCGGCAGCTGCGGCGCGTCGCGGAGCTCCCCGAGGGCTGCGGCACCGCGATGCCCAAGGACCCGGTGACGGCGTTCGACGTCTTCTGGCAGTCCTTCGAGGAGAACTACCCCTTCTTCGCGGCCAAGGGGATCGACTGGCACGCCGTACGGGACACGTACCGGCCCCAGGTGCACGCCGACACGACGCGGGACGAACTCTTCGCCGTCTTCAGCAAGATGGTGAAGCCGCTTCACGACGCGCATGTCGCTGTCGTCGACGGCGATCACCGGTTCTACCAGGTCCGCCCCGGGACGACCGTGCCGAGCGAGAAGCTGGACACCAAGGTCAAGAACCACATCGTGCGGCGCGACCTGGGCGGCAAGAAGCCGCGCGAATTCGCGAGCGGCCGGATCAGCTACGCGGACCTGCCCGGCGGGCAGGGCTATCTGCGCATCTCCGGTTTCGCGGGCTACGACACGAAGGACCCGTCGTACGCCGCCCAGCTCGCCGAACTCGACAAGGCGCTCGACACCGTCCTCACCCCCGCGCGCACCGCCTCCCTCAAGGGGCTGATCATCGACCTGCGGGTCAACGGCGGCGGCTCCGACGCGCTCGGCCTGCACATCGCCGGGCGCCTGACCGACACGCCGTACCTCGCCTACAGCAAGCGCACGCGGTACACGCGCCCGCAGCCGGTGCCCGTGCGGCCCGCCAAGGGCGTGCCCCGCTACACCGGTCCTGTCGCCGTCCTGACGGGCGGTTCGACGGTCAGCGCGGGCGAGACCTTCACCCAGGCGCTCATCGACCGCCCCGGCGGGACGGTCCGCATCGGCGAAGCGACGCAGGGCGTCTTCTCGGACGTCATGGAACGCAAGCTTCCCAACGGCATGGCGGTCGGCCTCCCGAACGAGGAGTTCCTGACCCGCTCGGGCCGGACCTTCGACGGCGCGGGCATCCCGCCCCACCTGCGTACGCCGGTCTTCACGAAGGAGGAGTTCGAGAAGAACCGGGACTCGGCGTTCGACGAGGCGGTCAAGGTTCTCCGGGCCTCTTTGCCGTCTCATGACTGA